CCGGGGTCGATCCTTCAATTCTCGGATTGCTGCGCTTCTCTGCATCGAAGCGCGGTACTTACGTCGTCCGCGGTGTAGACTCCGCCGAGTAGGCATCTATTCAGCCGGCCAGACCCAGCACTTCGCCCCGGCGCGGCGCCGAGGGATCGGCGGGCACGTGATTGACGACGATCCCGGTCGGCACACCGCCGAACCGGGAAAGCGCAGCCGTTGCCCTGCGCATCGCCGCTGAGTCCACAGCGTCCTCGCGCGCGACCAGAACGACGAGATCGGCATGCGCGGCCAGAGCTGCCGCCTCCGGCTGCAACGCCAGCGACGTCGCGTGAACGACGATCAGATCGAACTCGGAGCGAATATCGTCCGCGGGCGTCGCATTGGGCTGCTTGCCGGCGCCGAGAAGCTCGTCGACGCTGCGGACATCCGCCGTGGTGGTCATGCCGTCGGCTTGCGCTTTGGCGTTGGCAGGACGGGCACCGCCGAGATCCGGCTCGACCCGGATCAGGACGCTCAGCTTCCCGCGGTTCACCGCCCACCGGTTCAGCGAGCGCGCGACGGTGTTGCCGCCGGCGCGCTTGCCGACCGACATCACGAGCGCGACCTTGCCCCGCGGTCCCGGTGACTTCTCCAGCCGCTCGAGCAGCGGCTGGAGATAGGGACCGAGGTCGAGCTCGGCGGTTGCGGACAGCGGACCTTGCCAGATGTTTCTGGGGCCTTCGCCCGACATCAGCGCGGGAACGCGGGCCCATACCGGCGGGCGTGACCAAGCCCCCGCCTGGCGCTCAGCCGGTTCGACCTCGCGCGCGCGAACGTCCGAAACGGGTTTGTCCGATCCGCGTGCCGTCGCGGCGACAATGGCCGTCGATGTCAGCAGCGAGCCGATCGCGAGCGCGGCGAGCAGCAAGGGCAGCGGCGGAAGCGTCGAGCGCAGCGGCGGAACGGCGGATGAGGCAATCTTGGTCTGCGAGCTCTGCAACAGGCGCTGCTCGTTCGTGGTCTTGGAGCGCGACAGAAACTGCTCGTAGATGTTCCTGTTGGCCTCGGCGTCGCGCTGCAGCTCCTGGAGCTTCACCAGCGCCTGACCGTCGACCAGCAGTTGCGACTCAGCCGCCTTCATCTGGCTTTCCAGGGCCTTCTGCTGATCGCGCTGCGCTTCATATTCCGACTTTGCGGTGTCGATGCCCTTGGCCCGTTCCACCTCGATCTGTCTGTTGAGATCGTTCAGCTGGCTGTACGACATCACGAGGTCGGGATGGCGGTCACCGAACACGGCCCGCCTCTGCGCGATCTGATCGTTGAGCGCCGAGCGCTGGGCGCGCAGCGCGCTCAGCAGATCCTGCTTCACGGGACTTTCGACATTGCCCTTGAGGTCGCGCTGCGCCTGCTCAAAGCGGGCTTTGGCCTCTTCGGTCCGCGCACGCGCAGCGGCGACCTGCTGCGACAGCTCGGTCACGCGCAGCTGCTGCGTCGTGGAATCCTTGCCGGCATTGACGATCCTGTGCTCGAGCTTGAAGGCGGCAACCGCGTCCTCCGACACCTTCAACCGGTCGTTCAACGTCTTGAGCCGGCTGCTCAGCCAGTCGGCGGCCTCGTCGGTCGCCTCGGTGCGGATGCTTTTTTGGCTCGCGACGAACGCCTCGGCGATGGCATTGGCGTAATAGGCCGCCCGGTCCGGCCGGTTCGAGGTGAAGCGGAAGGCGATGACGTAGGTCAGCCCGCGACGGGAAATATCGAGACGATTGCGGAATCGCTCGAGCAGGCGCGCGGGGTCGGTGTGTCCCCCGGAAATGTCCTCGTCGTCGCCAATCCTGAGCTGCTCGAGCAGCGGCTTGAGAAAGCCGTCGGACTTGGCGACTTCGACCAGGCTTTGCAGCGCGGCGCTGTCCTGTCCGATGCCCGGCAGGACGTCCTGCTCGGTGGTCACGCGCTGCTCGCGGGGATCGACCACGACCAGGGCGGTCGCGGCATATCGCACCGGAATCACGAGCAGAACGACGACGCCGAACGCGAAGATCGCGAGCGCAAGCGTCAGGATGCGGCGACCATTATCCCGGACGAAGGACAGCGCACCGGCGGTCGTGAGCATACCGCGCGCGGCGGCTCCGCGCCCCTCGCCGTTCGAAGAATTCCGGCCCTGCCACGACGCGGCGGTCGATCCGGAACTGGTCGGGTCTGCGCGGCGACCGAACGTCATGGAGTTTACTCGGATTCAACTGGCAAACACTGGTTCAGTGGCCTGCCCCCAACGTAAATATCTATGGTTAATCCGCGGTTACCCGGCCCCGCGCGACCATGACCAATTGGTTAATGCGCTCGCGCCAATCTGCCCGACAGGAGCCGGAATTCCCTTGTGAATGACGTGCTTTCGGCACGGCGCGCATTAACTCCGTTTGTTGCTAGTCGGTGTCTGGCCGATGCCCGCATGATAGGTACGGGATTAAGAAGGTGAAGATTTCATTAGCGGGTCGGGATCCGTGCTCCATTACCAGCCAGGCACAGAACTGGGCGAGGCACCGAGGCTGCCGTCGACCGCGGCAGCACTGGCAAGGCCGGACGGTGGCGCAGCGAAGCCGCGTGTGCTTCTCGTGCAGACCCAGGCCGAGAACGCGGGTGCGCAGGAGATCTCCAGGCTCCTCGGCGCCGGGCTGACCGCGCGCGGCTACCGCGTCACCAACCTGTTCTTCTTCCGCAAGTCGGATTCGTTCGACGAGCCCCCCGATACGCTCTATTGCGCCTCGCGCCGCCCCGGCGATCCGCTGGCGCTGCTGCGCATGCTGTGGACGCTCGGCCGTCATATCAGGACCATCCGGCCCGATGCCGTCCTGACCTTCCAGCATTTCGGCAACGTCATCGGCGCGGGCGTGACGCGCCTCGTCGGCCGCGCGCCCGTCGTCGCCAATCAGGTGTCGTCCGCACTGTCGATGAGCTGGCCGGTCCGCACCGCCGACGTCGCCATGGGCAGCCTCGGCTTCTTCGACTGCATCACGCTCAACTCGAAGGACATGGAGCGCGAATATTCGCGCTACCCCGCGGCCTACCGCTCGCGCATGGTGCATGTCCCCCACGGCTTCGACGACAAGGCGCTCACCTTGTCAAAGCAGGCTGCGCGGCAGAAATTCAGTTTGCCGCCGAACCGTACATTGCTCGGCTGCGCAGCGCGGCTGCATCCGCACAAACGGCTCGATGCGGCGATACGCCTCCTTCCCGATCAGCCATCCTGGCACCTCGCCCTCGCCGGCCAGGGCGCCGACGAGGCGCGGCTGAGGCAGCTCGCGGATGAGCTGAAAGTATCGGACCGGTTGCATCTGCTCGGCGAAATCCCGCCGCGCCGGATGGCAGAGTTCCTCGCTTGTCTCGACGTGTTCGTATTTCCGACGCAGGCCGAGACCTTCGGCCTTGCCGCGGTCGAGGCCGCGAATGCCGGTGTTCCCTCCGTCGTCACCGATCTTCCCGTGCTGCGCGAGGTGCTCTCCTTCGAAGGCAAGCCGACAGCCCTGTTCGTCGACGCCACCGATCATGCGCAGCTGTCGGCTGCCGTCTCCAGGCTCCTGAATGACCAGGCATTGAGCGACGAGCTGCGACACAACGGCAAGGGCCTGAAGTCCCGCTATTCGGTCGATGCGATGGTGGAGGAATACGTTCGAATTCTCGGCCAGGTCATCTGACCGGGCATTGGAAGAGATGGGCTCGACATGATCATCGAGTTTCGCTGTGAACGTGACTATGCGCGGCAATGGATGGGCCACGAGGCGCTGTCGATCGACGGCCGCGACGTTCCGGTCCGGATCGCATGGACCGCGACGGCACAGCCGCGGCCCGCGGGCCTCGATGCGCTGTTCGAGCTCGAGCGCCTGGTGCTCAACAAGGGCAAGCTAGGTGGCGCCGGCAGGCTGAAGATCACTCCGGAACGAGCGCAGGCGCGCACAGGCACGGCCGATGTGATCGTCGATTTCACGGGCGCGTCGCGGGATCCGAACTGTACGGCCCGGCTGTATCTCCGCCCCCTGTTCAATGGCACTGCCGGCGAGAACGCCGCGCTCGCCGCGATTCTCGCCGGCGATCTGCCCGTCATCGAGATCGTCAACGAGGTCGACGGCGCCGTGCTCGATCGCGGTCATCCGTCCGCAGAGATCGCGGCCGGTCTGAGCGGCGGGCTCGAAACGGTCATGGCGCGAACGCTGACCATGGTGGCGGCGATCCTGTCGGGACGGCCGCGCATCGTGCCGCAGCTCGCGCGTCCCGCGCCTGATGGCAACGACCGGCAGCCGGCGGCCTATGTGTTGCGCGGTCTCGCGGTGTCGATCGCCAAGGAGATCTATCGCCTCTGCTGCTATGCGCCGCACTGGCATGTCGGGTGGCGCTTCAATGACGGCGCCGGCGTCTGGCAGACCGGAGATCTCTCCGGGCCACGCTGGAACGTGCTCGGCGATCCCGGAAACCATTTCTACGCCGACCCCTTCCCGATCACCTGGCGCGGACGAACCTTCGTCTTCTTCGAGGACCTCGATCACCGCGTCGGAAAAGGCATCATCTCGGCGATCGAGTTCGGCGACGCCGGGCCGATCGGAGAAGTCGTGCCGGTGCTGGAAGAGCCCTGGCACCTCTCCTATCCGTTCCTGATCGAGGACGATGGCGAGCTGTGGATGATCCCCGAGAGCTCGCTCCACGGCGACGTCGCGCTCTACAAATGCGTCCGGTTTCCGGACAAATGGGAGCGGCACGCGACGCTGCTGTCGGGCCTCGAGCTCGCCGACGCGACGATCACGCGGCACAACGGACTGAACTATCTGTTCGGCGCCTGGCGCGACGGAGCCGGCGGCTATTCGGATTCGCTGGCGATCTATTACGCGGACCATCTGCTCGGGCCGTGGCTGCCCCATGCCAGCAACCCGGTGCTGATCGATCGCGCAAGCACGCGACCGGCGGGGAATTTCGTCACCATCGATGGCAAATTGTGGCGGCCGGTGCAGAACTGCGCCGATGGATATGGCGCTGCGCTCGCCCTCGCCGAGATCGTCGAGCTGTCGCCGACCACGTACAGGCAGGTCGTCCGCCACTCGCTCAAGCCGGGCCCGGCCTGGACCGGCAGGAAGCTGCACACGCTGAACCGCTGCGGCCGGCTCGAGGTGATCGACGGATCGCGCGTCCAGCCCAAGACCCGCGTCTTCACGAGCAGACGTCCGGCGGCCGTTCTCCCGGCGCGAGCGAGCGCATCGACCGCCTGCTGAACCGCCGCGAGCTTGTTGCCGGCGGCGGCGCAGCCTGATGGCCTCAGCAGCCGCGACAGATGACCAGCTTCCTGTCGACTTCCGTGTCGAGGCGTCGCAGCTCGGCGTCCGCCGCCGACGGTCCCGCGCTCAGCGGAATATCACGCAGGCGCGGCTGCCGGTGACCTATCGGTGTCCGCAATCGCTCGGCCGATGCAACATCGTCGGCGGAGGCGATCCTGCGGATAACAGTGCCTGACGTGCCTTCGGCATCTGCGCCTTCGAGCGAGGAGCCGAACAGAAGCAAGGCGGCAACGACGGTCAGACCATATCGGTTGGACATCATCATTCTCCTATCGCGGTCGGATTGGGGCGCTCGGGAAATGAGCAACCTGACGCGATGGATAGGACGAACGAGCTACACGACGGCTTCCCGCCAGCGATATCGCGTTACCGGTGAAACTAGCCTGCGGAGGCGATCCGCTTGGCTCTCTTGCCGGCAGCCGATGCCGTGAGGCATCGCGACAGCGCCGCGGCGAGCTCGGCCGACATCAGCGGATGATGCACGAGCTCGGTCACGCCCGCGGTCGCAAGCAAGGGCGCAGCGAAATGATGCACGGAGGGGCTCGCGAGAATGATCGGCAGGCCCGGCGCCGCATCATGCAGCAGATAGGCGAGATCGAGCGAAGAGCCTCCCGGCACGTGGCACACCAGCGCCACGTCGAAGCGCGTGCGCGCAGCGCGGCAGGCCGCCTCGGCATCGTCCAGCCGCGAGAATCCGACCGGCTCGTAACCGAGCGCGGCGAGAAT
This is a stretch of genomic DNA from Bradyrhizobium sp. CB2312. It encodes these proteins:
- a CDS encoding GumC family protein, with the protein product MTFGRRADPTSSGSTAASWQGRNSSNGEGRGAAARGMLTTAGALSFVRDNGRRILTLALAIFAFGVVVLLVIPVRYAATALVVVDPREQRVTTEQDVLPGIGQDSAALQSLVEVAKSDGFLKPLLEQLRIGDDEDISGGHTDPARLLERFRNRLDISRRGLTYVIAFRFTSNRPDRAAYYANAIAEAFVASQKSIRTEATDEAADWLSSRLKTLNDRLKVSEDAVAAFKLEHRIVNAGKDSTTQQLRVTELSQQVAAARARTEEAKARFEQAQRDLKGNVESPVKQDLLSALRAQRSALNDQIAQRRAVFGDRHPDLVMSYSQLNDLNRQIEVERAKGIDTAKSEYEAQRDQQKALESQMKAAESQLLVDGQALVKLQELQRDAEANRNIYEQFLSRSKTTNEQRLLQSSQTKIASSAVPPLRSTLPPLPLLLAALAIGSLLTSTAIVAATARGSDKPVSDVRAREVEPAERQAGAWSRPPVWARVPALMSGEGPRNIWQGPLSATAELDLGPYLQPLLERLEKSPGPRGKVALVMSVGKRAGGNTVARSLNRWAVNRGKLSVLIRVEPDLGGARPANAKAQADGMTTTADVRSVDELLGAGKQPNATPADDIRSEFDLIVVHATSLALQPEAAALAAHADLVVLVAREDAVDSAAMRRATAALSRFGGVPTGIVVNHVPADPSAPRRGEVLGLAG
- a CDS encoding glycosyltransferase family 4 protein, which gives rise to MLHYQPGTELGEAPRLPSTAAALARPDGGAAKPRVLLVQTQAENAGAQEISRLLGAGLTARGYRVTNLFFFRKSDSFDEPPDTLYCASRRPGDPLALLRMLWTLGRHIRTIRPDAVLTFQHFGNVIGAGVTRLVGRAPVVANQVSSALSMSWPVRTADVAMGSLGFFDCITLNSKDMEREYSRYPAAYRSRMVHVPHGFDDKALTLSKQAARQKFSLPPNRTLLGCAARLHPHKRLDAAIRLLPDQPSWHLALAGQGADEARLRQLADELKVSDRLHLLGEIPPRRMAEFLACLDVFVFPTQAETFGLAAVEAANAGVPSVVTDLPVLREVLSFEGKPTALFVDATDHAQLSAAVSRLLNDQALSDELRHNGKGLKSRYSVDAMVEEYVRILGQVI